A window of Candidatus Tectomicrobia bacterium genomic DNA:
GGGTGGGGGAGTGACTTGCGGCCCGATGATCGTCCCCTCCCCCCTCGGGCCCATGCGGGCCCGACCTCCCGGAGGGAGGGGGAAAAGCAAAGGCGTGAGGCGGCGCACCGGCTGAGTCCCCGGAGATCGACATGCGCATCTATCAGGGCGTGGACCTGGCCGAGGTGGGCCGCGTGAGGGAGGCCTGGGAGCGCACCCAGGGCTTCCGCGAGAGCGTCTTCACCGAGGCCGAGCGCACCTACTGCCTGGCCCAGGCGGACCCCTTTCCGCACCTCGCCGCGCGCTTCGCGGTGAAGGAGGCCTGCCTCAAGGCCTTCGGGGTGGGGCTGGGGGCGCCGGGCGGGCTGGGCGCGCTGGGCCGGCTGCGGGAGGTGGAGGTGGAGTCCTCCCCCTCGGGCAGGCCCCTCCTCCGGCTGCACGGCTCGGTCGAGAAGATGGGTCGGCGCCGCAGGATCACCCAGTCCACCGTCTCCATCAGCCACACGCGCGAGGTGGCGGTGGCGAGCGTGATCCTGGTCGGGGAAGACGTCCCGGACGAAGAGGAAATCTGAGGAGGCTTCGTGCGCTATCTCCTGGTGGACCGCATCACGGAGTGGGAGGCGGGCCGCTTCATGGCCGGGGTGAAGAACGTCACCCTGAGCGAGGACGTCTTCGAGTACCACTTCCCGCGCTTCCCGGTCATGCCGGGCTCCCTCCTGCTCGAGGCGCTGGCCCAGCTCGCCGGCTGGCTCGAGGGCGCGGGCACGGGCTTCGAGGGCTGGCTCCTGCTGGAGCGCATCCGGAGCGTGAAGTACTACGGCTTCGCCCTGCCGGGGGATCAGGTGGCGCTGCGCGTCGAGGCGGCGGGGGAAGAGGACGGGCTGCGCCTCTTCAAGGGCACGGCCCAGGTGGAGGGCCAGCGCCGGGCCGCCGTGGAGTTCGCGGCGCGCCCCGTCCGGCTGGCGGACTACGAGGATCCCGGGGAGCAGCGGGCCCTCTTCCGCGTCCTGCGGCGCGAGGCCCCCATCGCGGAAGCCATGCAGTGAGGGAAGGCCGGGAGGTCTGGATCACCGGGGCGGGCATGGTCAGCCCCCTGGGGGGGAGCCTGGAGGCGTCCTGGCGGGGCGTCCGCGAGGGGCGCACCGGAATCGCGCGCCACCCCCGGCCGGAGGGCTCCTCCTTCCCGGAGCGGTTCCTCTACCGGGGCGAGATCGCAGGCTTCGAGGAGCCCCCCGAGGGGTCCCCCAAGCTCGCCAGCCAGCGGAAGTTCCTGAACCGGAGCTCCATCCTCGGCCTGCACGCCGTGAGGGAGGCGCTGGCCCGATCCGGAGCAGACCCGGCCGCCCTCCCGCCCGAGCGCAAGTCGCTCTACGTCGGCGCCGGGGACTTCACCCGGCTGGGCAGCCTGGAGTTCTATTCCGCCCTGCGGCAAACGGCGGGCCCGGATTGGAAGGCACCCGAGGCCGGCGCCCTGAACGAGGCCGTCCTCCACCAGGTCAACCCCTTCTTCCTCCTCGAGGGGCTCACCAACAACATCTTCAGCTACCTCACCGCGCAGTACGAGATGATGGGCCCGAACGGGAGCTTCTCGAGTCTCTCGGCCACCGGGAGCCAGGCTCTCGAGTGCTGCGAGCGCGTCCTCCGCATGGGGGAGGCCGACCTCGGCATCGCCGTGGGGTGCGGCTCCTGGTCGAACCCGATCATCCTCTTCGAGCTGGAGGGGCTGGGCATCCTCTCCCAGGCGCGCGACGGCGCGGCCTCCTTCCGCCCCTTCGACCGGAGGCGGGACGGTTTCTTCCCGGCGGAGGGAGCCGCCGCCCTGGTGCTCGAGCCGGCGGAGATTGCCCGCGCGCGCGGCGCCAGGCCCCTGGGCCGTATCCTGGGGACGGGGAACTTCCAGGAGCTCTCCCCGGAGCGCAGCCTGGCCGCCCCGCGCGAGGCGGCGGGGAAGGCGTGCCGGGTGGCGCTCGCCGAGAGCGGGCTCGGGGCGGGGGAGATGGCGTTCGTCCTCCCCCACGGGAGCGGGACTCCGGGCGGCGACGCGGCGGAGCTCGCGGCCCTGAAGTCGTTCTTCGAGGCGGAGGGCGCCTCCCTCCCCCTCTCGGGCCTCAAGCCCTACACCGGCCACATGGGGGCCGCGAGCGATCTGGGGGAGATTCTCTTCGGCCTCAAGGCCCTGGAGGAGGGGTCTCTCCCCCCCACCCCCGGCTTCGAGCGGGCGGACCCCGGGCTGGAGGGGCTGGACATCCCTTCGGCCCCGCGCTCCGTGAAGGGCGCCGCCTTCCTCTCCCTGAGCCTGGGGCTGGGCGGCCAGGCCTCGGCCCTCGTCGTCGCCCTCCCGTGAGCGCCGCCCTCTCCCCCGCGCCCAAGAAGCGCCGCCGCAGCAAGGACAAGGGGCCCCTCCGGCAGTGGGCCGAGTTCGCCCTGGCCTTCTCCGCCGTGGGGCTCGTGCGCGCGCTCCCGTACTGGGCCTGCCGCGCCCTCGCGGCGGCTGCCGGGGAGGGCATCTTCTGGCTCGCCCCCCGCCGCAGGCGCGTGGCGCGCCTCAACCTGCGCATCGCCTTCCCCGGGATGCCCGAGGCGGAGCGCACCCGGGTGGCGCGGGCGAGCTGCCGCTCGTTCGTCCTGACGGGGCTGGAGGGGGTGAAGCTCCTCTACCGCTTCGACGCGGCGAAGGCGCGGGAGTACACCCGCCGCAGCGTGGAGGGCGCGGACGCCCTGCTCGCGCGGGTGCGCGCCCTGCACGAGGAGGCGGGCGGCTGCATCTTCGTGGCCCCCCACCTGGGCAACTGGGAGTTCCTCCTCCACGCGGCCGCCCTCGCGGGAATCCCGCTCGTCATCGTGGTGCGGCCGCTCGACAACGCGCGGCTCGAGAAGTACCTCTTCGGGATGCGCGCCGGCTCGGGCCAGGAGATACTCTCCAAGCGCGACGCCTTCTTTCACCTGCGGACGGCCCTGCGCCGGGGCCGGTCGGTGGGCATCCTCGCGGATCAGCACGCGGGCGCGCGGGGGATGGACGCGCCCTTCTTCGGCCGCCCGGCGAGCACCACCACCGCGCCGGCGTCGCTGGCCGTGCATTTCGGCCGGCCCATCGTGCTGGCGGCCTGCCTGCGCCGGGAGGACGGGCGGGGGCACTGGGGCCTCCTGGGGGAGCCCCTATGGCCCGGGCGGGAGGCGGATTCCCTGGCCGAGGTCGCCCGGCTGACGGCCGCCCTCAACGCGCAGATGGAGGACTTCATCCGCCGGGCGCCGGGGCAGTACCTCTGGATGCACGACCGCTGGAAATTGTTGAGAGGTAGATAGGCGGGGCCGGAGGTGATGGTGCCGTAGGGGCGATGCTTGCCTTCCTTCGCCCGCTGAAGCGGGCTTCGCGAAGGCGGGTCATCGCCCCGGCAACGGAATGGGGCGAACACGAGGTTCGCCCCTGCGGATCATCAGGTCGGGGTCGCAGGGGCGGCCGGCCGCCCCTGCGGATGGGCTCCGCGGCGGGCTTTGCGCCTAGGCGGCATTCCTGTCCTTGTTGTTTGTCGGCTCGCCCGCGAGGGCGGGAAGGCGGATGAAGAAAGCGGCCCCTCCGCCGGGGTCGCTTTCGGCCCAGATTTTCCCGCCGTGGCTCTCGATGATCCCGTGGGAGACGGAAAGCCCCAGCCCGGTTCCCTTGTCCTCGGGCTTGGTGGTGAAGAAGGGGTCGAAAATCCTGGCCAGGACATCCGGCGGTATCCCTTTCCCGGTATCCCCCACGCGAATCTCCCACCAGCGGTCTTGATCCTCCGGCACCTCCCTCAAGCCGACCGACAGCCTGCCTCCCCCCGGCATGGCGTCCACGGCGTTCTTGATGATGTTGACGAGCACCTGCTGGAGCTGGTTCCGGTCGCCCTTCACGAGATGATTCTCTCCCCCCAGTTCCACCTCGGCCTGGATGCTCAGGAGGCGGAACTCGTGGCTGAAGGCCTCAAGGGAATCCGCGACCACCTTGTCCAGGTTGACGGGCTCGATGTGCACCGGATTGTCCCGGGAGAAGCGGCGGAGGTTCTCGCAGATGCGGGTGATTCGCGCTACGTTCCGGACGATCACATCCGCCGTTTTGCGGGCGGGGCTCTCGTCGGGGTTCTCCCACTGCATCCGCTGGGCGTGGAGCCCGATGATGTTCGCCGGGTTCAGTATCTCGTGGGCGGCGCCCGCCGCGAGGGTGCCCAAGGAGGAAAGCTTCTCGGCCCGGACGATCATTTCCTGGCTTTTCTGGAGCTTCTCCAGCGCGTCCCTCAGGCGCTTGATATACAGCTGCCGCTCCACCTCCAACCGCTTGCGCGCCGTGATGTCCCGGATCATGACGGTGAAGGTCAATTTGCCGTCCGTCAGGTAACTCGAAAACGAAACCTCGACGGGGAACCCCTTGCCGTCCTCGGAGCGCCCGACCGATTCGATCCGTTCTCCCGTCCCCCGAAGCGCATACTCTTTCGCCAAGGCCTGCGCCGGATCGGCGCCGAAGATCGCCGGCGATTCCTGGGGCAACAGCATGCCGATGGGCCTCCCGGCCGCCGCCGCCTCGGAATAGCCGAACATTTCTTCCGCCGGCTTGTTGAACCGCACGATCCGCAGGCTCTCGTCCAGGGAGATGATCGCGTCCGCCGCGTTGTCGAGGATGCTCTGGACGAACATCCTCGACCGGGTCAAGTCTTCCCAGGCCCGGTTCAGGAGGCGGAGGGGCAGCAGGCGGAACCCGGCATGGATGAGGACGCCGAGCAAGGCGCCGAGCAGCGCGAAAAAGCCGGTTCGCGCGATGATCCCGCGAAGCGACTGGCTGATCTCGATCCGCCCGGCGTCGCGGCCCGACTCGAATATCTTCTCCTTGACCGTCAGGGATGGAGGCGGGACGTCCTCTCCGTGCTGGACGACGAGCCTGTTCGCGGAATCGAACACGCGGCGCGCTCCCTCGGCGTCCCGGCCGATCATGTTTTCGAACATCTCGGTCAGCCGGTAACTCTCGTACCGCCACATCTGGGGGCTGTGGCCGATCCGCTGCGAGAGCATGTAGGCGTCGACCTGGGCTTCTTTTTCCATGGATCCGGACAGGAAGGTGTACGCGGCCAGGAAGTAGACCGAGGGGAAGCTGAGGGCGACCACGGCGGCCGCGATGGCCGCCATCCGGGCTATCCTCCGGAGAGCCTCTTCGTCGCCCGCTTGCCGGATGGTGGACATGGGGCTCCGCTCAATTCGCCCAGTGGCCCGTCTCGCGGAGGATTCCGCGGCCCTGGGGGGACCGGACGAAGTCGATGAACTGCTGGACGGCCGGCGAAGGCTTCTTCGGGCCGAAGGCCAGGAACAGCCGCTTGA
This region includes:
- the acpS gene encoding holo-ACP synthase, yielding MRIYQGVDLAEVGRVREAWERTQGFRESVFTEAERTYCLAQADPFPHLAARFAVKEACLKAFGVGLGAPGGLGALGRLREVEVESSPSGRPLLRLHGSVEKMGRRRRITQSTVSISHTREVAVASVILVGEDVPDEEEI
- a CDS encoding PAS domain S-box protein, producing MAAIAAAVVALSFPSVYFLAAYTFLSGSMEKEAQVDAYMLSQRIGHSPQMWRYESYRLTEMFENMIGRDAEGARRVFDSANRLVVQHGEDVPPPSLTVKEKIFESGRDAGRIEISQSLRGIIARTGFFALLGALLGVLIHAGFRLLPLRLLNRAWEDLTRSRMFVQSILDNAADAIISLDESLRIVRFNKPAEEMFGYSEAAAAGRPIGMLLPQESPAIFGADPAQALAKEYALRGTGERIESVGRSEDGKGFPVEVSFSSYLTDGKLTFTVMIRDITARKRLEVERQLYIKRLRDALEKLQKSQEMIVRAEKLSSLGTLAAGAAHEILNPANIIGLHAQRMQWENPDESPARKTADVIVRNVARITRICENLRRFSRDNPVHIEPVNLDKVVADSLEAFSHEFRLLSIQAEVELGGENHLVKGDRNQLQQVLVNIIKNAVDAMPGGGRLSVGLREVPEDQDRWWEIRVGDTGKGIPPDVLARIFDPFFTTKPEDKGTGLGLSVSHGIIESHGGKIWAESDPGGGAAFFIRLPALAGEPTNNKDRNAA
- a CDS encoding 3-hydroxyacyl-[acyl-carrier-protein] dehydratase FabZ; this encodes MRYLLVDRITEWEAGRFMAGVKNVTLSEDVFEYHFPRFPVMPGSLLLEALAQLAGWLEGAGTGFEGWLLLERIRSVKYYGFALPGDQVALRVEAAGEEDGLRLFKGTAQVEGQRRAAVEFAARPVRLADYEDPGEQRALFRVLRREAPIAEAMQ